From Victivallis lenta:
TGCCGACGGCGGAAACGCCCGGCACCCAGACGAACCGGTTCGGCGCGGAGCCGTCCCCGGCAGGCCTGTACGCCGCCGCCGGAGCGGTAGTCAGAAGAATCCGCTCCACCCGCGCATACGGCGTTTTTTCGGACATCAGCGCAAGCGTCGGACCGGCCTGCGCACGGTTCCAGCTCCCGAAATTGATCCAGCGGAATGTGCCGCTCCTGCCGAAACTCCACTTCAGCTCCTTCTCCGGGCGGCGCAAACAGAGGGCGCCGCCGGAAGCGCGTACCCAGACCGTGTAGCTTCTGCCGTCCTGCGGAAGCGGGAATGAGAGCAGCGTATGATAATCGCTTCCGGCCGTGACCGCTCCATCCGCTTCGATCTTCGAATACTTCGCCGCGAGTTTCCCGGCCGCGTAATTATGGAGATTCGGAGGAATGAGGCGCGTTTCCCCGTTGAACGAGCAGCTTGCCGGCGCGTCGCCGGTGCCGGAGACCGTGACCGACAGCGCAAACGGCTCGCCGGCCCGGACGGTTTCGGGATAGTCCAGCTTTTCGATGACGGGAGCGGCGGAGAGGAGTGCGCCCCCCAGCGCTGCGGCTGCAAACAACATTGTTTTCATAAAAGATCGCTTTCGTCAGATTGTTACAGAAGCGGAACGTTGATTCCGAGGTTATCCTCGTAAAGCGCTCCGGAGAAGGTGTAGTAGAAGCCGGCCCACCCGGATGCATTCTGCTTGACCTTGCTGTATTTCGAGCCCGACCAGCCGCGGATTTCATGGTACTGGATCGAATCGACATGGCCGTCGAACATCCACATATTGCAGCGCCCGCTGTGCCAGAAAACCGGCAGCGAACGGCCGGAGACATAATTTCCGTAGCTCATGCGGTAATCCGGCTTGCTGCCCGTGGCGGAGAGGCTCGCCCCGTCGCCGCCGAGAAAGAGCTCGGAGGGCCTGATCGCAGCATACGCCTTCGCCTTGAAGTCGACAATCGATTTCCCGGAGCCCACCAGCACCGCGGCGTAGGAGTGATAGCTGCTTGCGGGAACGAATCCCGGCAGACGCTTCGAATTCGGGCAGTAGAACACCTTGCGGTCCGATCCGGCAGTGATGTAATTTAATTTTTTCAACTGTCCGCTCCAGGTCGGATTCGAATCGTTCGGCTGGGTTTCCCGGCAGTAGAGCTGTTCGTTATGATCGTTCATATACATGCGCATCGCCATGAAACACTGCTTCTGATTGCCGGTGCAGGCCGTGGCGTGCGCCCGGCCCCGCGCCTGCTGCAGCGCCGGCAGCAGCATCGATGCGAGAATCGTGATGATTGCAATAACCACCAGAAGTTCGATCAGAGTGAACGGTTTGCGCATAATAACGGGTATGTGAAACGAAACAGCATTGCCGCCGGGCAAGAAAAGCGCGGTATGCGCCGCGCAGCGGATGTGAACGGACTGCACGGTTCGGCGGCAGCCGAAGCGGGCAGCGAGGAGCAGGTGCGACGAAGGTGAACGCAGCGGAGCGAAGGCCCTCTGCCGCAGCC
This genomic window contains:
- a CDS encoding prepilin-type N-terminal cleavage/methylation domain-containing protein, producing LRQRAFAPLRSPSSHLLLAARFGCRRTVQSVHIRCAAHTALFLPGGNAVSFHIPVIMRKPFTLIELLVVIAIITILASMLLPALQQARGRAHATACTGNQKQCFMAMRMYMNDHNEQLYCRETQPNDSNPTWSGQLKKLNYITAGSDRKVFYCPNSKRLPGFVPASSYHSYAAVLVGSGKSIVDFKAKAYAAIRPSELFLGGDGASLSATGSKPDYRMSYGNYVSGRSLPVFWHSGRCNMWMFDGHVDSIQYHEIRGWSGSKYSKVKQNASGWAGFYYTFSGALYEDNLGINVPLL